A single window of Fusobacterium varium DNA harbors:
- a CDS encoding RluA family pseudouridine synthase has protein sequence MKKKNTVFKVEVKNELMAFLMEKLAGKSRTSIKSLLTKRKVFVNDEVISQYNHPLMPGDSVTVDWGKSEAISNMKGVAIIYEDDDVIVVEKDNGILSVATDNEREKTAYNMLKEYLKNKNPKNKIFVVHRLDRDTSGIMIFAKNEKAQDILQTTWNESVKERTYVALVEGVVKKDSDTIISYLKENRAFITYSSQDPKEGKKAVSHYKVIKRNKNYSLLEVSIDTGRKNQIRVHMQDLGHSVVGDKKYGSTKNPINRLGLHASTIVFVHPVTKKVLHFSSKIPDSFTKLF, from the coding sequence ATGAAGAAAAAAAATACAGTGTTTAAAGTTGAAGTTAAAAATGAATTAATGGCTTTTCTTATGGAGAAACTTGCTGGAAAAAGTCGTACAAGCATCAAGTCACTTCTTACAAAGAGAAAAGTTTTTGTAAATGATGAGGTTATCTCACAATATAATCACCCTTTAATGCCAGGAGATTCTGTAACTGTTGATTGGGGTAAAAGCGAGGCTATTAGCAATATGAAAGGTGTTGCTATTATATATGAAGATGATGATGTAATTGTTGTGGAAAAGGATAATGGAATTTTATCAGTAGCCACTGATAACGAGAGGGAAAAAACTGCATATAATATGCTTAAAGAGTATTTAAAAAATAAGAATCCTAAGAATAAAATATTTGTTGTTCACCGTTTAGATAGAGACACTTCTGGAATAATGATATTTGCTAAGAATGAAAAGGCTCAAGATATTTTACAAACAACTTGGAATGAGTCTGTAAAAGAGAGAACATATGTGGCTCTTGTAGAGGGAGTTGTAAAAAAAGACAGTGATACTATTATATCTTATTTAAAAGAAAATAGAGCCTTTATAACATACTCTAGCCAAGATCCAAAAGAGGGTAAAAAGGCAGTTTCTCACTATAAAGTTATCAAAAGAAATAAAAACTACTCTCTTTTAGAGGTCAGCATTGATACTGGAAGAAAAAATCAAATCCGTGTACATATGCAAGATTTAGGACATAGTGTAGTTGGAGATAAAAAATATGGTTCAACTAAAAATCCTATTAACCGTCTTGGACTTCATGCTAGCACAATAGTTTTTGTTCATCCTGTTACTAAAAAGGTTCTTCATTTTTCTAGTAAGATACCAGATAGTTTTACAAAATTATTTTAA
- a CDS encoding 6-phospho-beta-glucosidase, with translation MGYKLPDNFLWGGAVAAHQIEGAWNVDGKGISVADVMTGGARDKMREITDGVVEGKYYPNHEATDFYHHYKEDVALLAEMGFKCFRTSIAWTRIFPNGDEETPNEAGLKFYDDLFDELLKYGIEPVITLSHFEMPYHLAESYGGWINRKVIDYFVKYAVTVMERYKNKVKYWITFNEINNQSNTSSDIFGWTNSGVKFSDYQNPREAMFQAAHHEFVASALVVKKGHEINPEFKIGGMCGWVPIYPYSCNPEDVITAVEEMHERYYFMDVLVRGHYPAYAKSMWKKQGVTLQIEEEDEKILAEGKIDYVGISYYMSNTVKADIKKDTSTSLDGATEKSIKNPYVKASEWGWQIDPVGLRYSLATLYERYELPIFIIENGFGAIDILDEDKKCDDTYRIEYLKAHIQEMIKAMEFDGVDVMGYTPWGCIDVVSFTTGELKKRYGFVYVDKNDDGTGTGKRYKKKSFEWYKNVIKTNGKKL, from the coding sequence ATGGGATATAAATTACCAGACAATTTTTTATGGGGAGGAGCTGTTGCAGCTCATCAAATAGAGGGAGCTTGGAATGTTGATGGTAAAGGAATAAGTGTTGCTGATGTTATGACAGGAGGAGCAAGGGATAAAATGCGTGAAATAACAGATGGTGTAGTTGAAGGAAAGTATTATCCAAATCATGAAGCAACAGATTTCTATCATCACTATAAAGAGGATGTAGCTCTTCTTGCAGAGATGGGATTTAAATGCTTTAGAACAAGTATAGCTTGGACAAGAATTTTTCCTAATGGAGATGAAGAAACTCCAAATGAAGCTGGATTGAAATTTTATGATGATTTATTTGATGAGCTTTTAAAATATGGAATTGAACCAGTAATAACTTTAAGTCATTTTGAAATGCCATACCATTTAGCAGAAAGTTATGGTGGATGGATAAATAGAAAAGTGATAGATTACTTTGTAAAATATGCAGTAACAGTAATGGAACGTTATAAAAATAAGGTTAAATATTGGATAACTTTCAATGAGATAAATAACCAATCAAATACTTCTAGTGATATATTTGGCTGGACAAATTCAGGGGTAAAATTTTCTGATTATCAAAATCCAAGAGAAGCTATGTTCCAAGCAGCACATCATGAATTTGTTGCTAGTGCATTAGTTGTAAAAAAAGGACATGAGATAAATCCTGAATTTAAAATAGGTGGAATGTGTGGTTGGGTACCAATTTATCCATATTCTTGTAATCCAGAAGATGTTATAACAGCAGTGGAAGAGATGCATGAAAGATATTATTTTATGGATGTATTAGTTAGAGGACACTATCCAGCTTATGCAAAATCAATGTGGAAAAAACAAGGAGTTACTCTTCAAATAGAAGAGGAAGATGAAAAAATTCTAGCTGAAGGAAAAATTGATTATGTAGGAATAAGTTATTATATGTCAAATACTGTAAAAGCTGATATAAAGAAAGATACATCAACATCTCTTGATGGAGCAACAGAAAAATCAATAAAAAATCCATATGTAAAAGCAAGTGAATGGGGATGGCAAATAGATCCTGTTGGACTTAGATACTCTCTTGCAACTTTATATGAAAGATATGAGCTTCCTATTTTTATCATTGAAAATGGATTTGGAGCAATAGATATTCTTGATGAAGATAAAAAGTGTGATGATACATATAGAATAGAGTATTTAAAAGCTCATATTCAAGAGATGATTAAAGCTATGGAGTTTGATGGTGTAGATGTTATGGGATATACTCCTTGGGGATGTATTGATGTAGTTTCATTTACAACAGGTGAATTAAAGAAACGTTACGGATTTGTATATGTTGATAAAAATGATGATGGAACAGGAACAGGAAAGAGATATAAGAAAAAATCTTTTGAATGGTATAAAAATGTTATAAAAACAAATGGAAAAAAATTATAA
- a CDS encoding Fic family protein has product MRKEIWEIAIGLNKVDNLVPSDYLRELITKNLFCDEMEKEILKYYEFRDLTLKTEKNLKECDLVSIRTVKLLENSDFEFSIEYLKEIHKNIFSDILKESYVGVFRNYNISKNERILNGKSVIYCDYREIIECLNYDFEREKKNNYKVLSSDEKIKKLSKFISFIWQVHPFIEGNTRTTAIFLIKYLKSLGIEINENIFIENSQYFRNALVLSNYADRELKISNDYRFLVSFFTKLIVDYDEKLLLIESPEVNQKRMYICDYFYRVIDKMAQLQIYLNSEKINISSNRKMLEQFVCIEELDDFVALLRELNLPRYEDIKLFVKAIKENHRVMLKQDECAKVMELMIHNKSRKGSIFFQTM; this is encoded by the coding sequence ATGAGAAAAGAGATTTGGGAAATTGCAATAGGCTTAAACAAAGTTGATAACTTAGTCCCCTCTGACTATTTAAGAGAGTTAATCACTAAAAATCTGTTTTGTGATGAGATGGAGAAAGAGATTTTAAAATACTATGAATTTAGAGATTTAACATTAAAAACAGAGAAAAATTTAAAAGAGTGTGATTTAGTCTCTATTAGAACAGTAAAACTTTTAGAAAATAGTGATTTTGAATTTTCTATTGAGTATTTAAAAGAGATTCATAAGAACATATTTAGTGATATTTTAAAAGAAAGTTATGTTGGAGTATTTAGAAACTATAATATCAGCAAAAATGAAAGAATTTTAAATGGCAAATCTGTAATCTATTGTGATTACAGAGAGATTATTGAATGTTTGAACTATGATTTTGAAAGAGAAAAGAAAAATAACTATAAGGTTTTATCATCAGATGAAAAAATAAAGAAATTATCTAAATTTATCTCATTTATATGGCAAGTACACCCATTTATTGAAGGTAATACAAGAACAACTGCTATATTTTTAATTAAATACTTAAAAAGTTTAGGAATTGAAATAAATGAAAATATCTTTATAGAAAATTCACAATATTTTAGAAATGCTCTTGTACTATCTAATTATGCAGATAGAGAATTGAAAATATCTAATGATTATAGGTTTTTAGTATCATTTTTTACAAAATTAATAGTAGATTATGATGAAAAATTACTATTGATAGAATCACCAGAGGTAAATCAAAAAAGAATGTATATTTGTGACTATTTTTATAGAGTTATTGATAAAATGGCACAACTTCAAATCTATTTAAATTCAGAAAAAATTAATATCTCATCTAATAGAAAGATGTTAGAGCAATTTGTGTGCATAGAGGAGTTAGATGATTTTGTAGCACTTTTAAGAGAATTGAACTTGCCAAGATATGAAGATATTAAACTTTTTGTTAAAGCAATAAAGGAAAATCATAGAGTGATGTTAAAACAGGATGAGTGTGCTAAGGTAATGGAGTTAATGATTCATAATAAAAGTCGTAAAGGGAGTATTTTTTTCCAAACTATGTAA
- a CDS encoding MurR/RpiR family transcriptional regulator, whose product MIILKELNNFINGTSSEIDIKNYILEHPEDIERMSARELGKATFTSAASVTRFCRKLGYKGYPEFRFKFMSELKFSMEKNNENIELVATENVVTIVRKVTEIQKRAIEETSEGLSFEKLKKITKEIHRAETVDFYAFDLNYYLTQYGCSQYFHARKKTNTYTATNMQAINALMSDEKHFAIFISHTGENGRLVEIAKILKERKTKILVITANKNSTLTEIADEYLFASAPKTFQEFLFPAFYSSVKYILDILWGIEFSMEYEKNINLNKVYDKIGEKALWGLLKKDNYGCIK is encoded by the coding sequence ATGATAATATTAAAAGAACTTAATAATTTTATAAATGGAACTTCAAGTGAAATAGACATAAAAAATTATATTTTAGAACACCCTGAAGATATAGAAAGAATGTCAGCAAGAGAATTAGGAAAAGCAACTTTTACTAGTGCAGCATCTGTAACAAGATTTTGTAGAAAATTAGGGTATAAGGGATATCCTGAATTTAGATTTAAATTTATGAGTGAATTGAAATTTTCAATGGAAAAAAATAATGAGAATATAGAATTAGTTGCTACTGAAAATGTTGTAACTATTGTAAGAAAGGTTACAGAGATTCAAAAAAGAGCTATTGAAGAAACTTCAGAAGGATTAAGTTTTGAAAAATTAAAGAAAATAACAAAGGAGATTCATAGGGCAGAAACAGTTGATTTTTATGCATTTGATCTAAATTATTATCTTACACAATATGGATGTAGTCAATACTTTCATGCTAGAAAAAAAACAAATACCTATACAGCTACAAATATGCAGGCTATAAATGCTCTTATGAGTGATGAAAAGCATTTTGCAATTTTTATAAGTCATACAGGAGAAAATGGACGTCTTGTTGAAATTGCAAAGATTTTAAAAGAGAGAAAAACTAAGATTTTAGTAATAACTGCTAATAAGAATAGTACTCTTACAGAAATAGCAGATGAGTATCTCTTTGCTTCAGCTCCTAAAACTTTTCAAGAGTTTTTATTTCCAGCTTTTTATAGTTCAGTGAAATATATTTTAGATATTTTATGGGGAATAGAGTTTTCAATGGAGTATGAGAAAAATATAAATCTAAATAAGGTTTATGATAAGATAGGGGAAAAAGCTCTTTGGGGTCTTTTAAAGAAAGATAATTATGGATGTATAAAATAA
- a CDS encoding MacB family efflux pump subunit — protein MIEIENVNKYYGEGENRVHILKNISFEIKKGEFIAIIGQSGSGKSTLMNILGCLDRVTDGSYKIAGREISRFSKDELSELRQQKFGFIFQRYNLISTLTALENVALPAIYAGVSEKDRNSRAEELLIKLDLGKRTKNKPNQLSGGQQQRVSIARALMNGGEIILADEPTGALDSKSGEKVMEILTNLHKEGHTIILVTHDKNIANYANRIIEIKDGEIYNDSTKKVEREVEIIENSIKKTDNVKKNIFYSKAQFLESLKMATNAIITHKMRSMLTMLGIIIGIVSIICVVALGNGSQQEILNNINSLGTNTLDIYNGRGRGDRNADKNLNIRDADFLRKQVYAESVTPNINGSGTLTYGNKAYTASLRGVGEEYFNVKGLKVDLGKLFNRDDVINNNQVVVIDENSKDQLFNGKNPIGEILIFNKRPLKIIGSVITKNNMSMNNSDLVLYTPYTTAMNKIIGDNHINSITMKIKDSVDMQIAEKDVTNILTIRHKAKDFFIMNVDTLKKTVESTTNTMKLLISCIACISLVVGGIGVMNIMLVSVTERTREIGIRMAIGAKQRNILQQFLIEAVLICLIGGVLGVGISVGFGMIFNTFVKNFTMIFSIFSIVAAVLCSTMIGVIFGYMPAKNASELDPINALSRD, from the coding sequence ATAATAGAGATAGAAAATGTAAATAAATATTATGGTGAGGGAGAGAATAGAGTTCATATATTAAAAAATATCTCTTTTGAAATAAAAAAAGGGGAGTTTATTGCAATAATAGGACAATCAGGTTCTGGGAAATCTACTTTAATGAATATATTAGGGTGTTTAGATAGAGTTACAGATGGCTCATATAAAATAGCTGGACGAGAGATAAGTAGATTTTCTAAAGATGAGTTGTCAGAGCTAAGACAGCAAAAATTTGGTTTTATTTTTCAAAGATACAATCTTATTTCGACTTTAACAGCTCTTGAAAATGTAGCATTGCCAGCTATCTATGCTGGAGTTAGTGAAAAAGATAGAAATAGTAGAGCTGAAGAGCTTTTAATAAAGTTAGATTTAGGAAAGAGAACTAAAAATAAACCTAATCAATTATCTGGAGGGCAACAACAGAGAGTATCAATAGCTAGAGCTCTTATGAATGGAGGTGAGATAATTCTTGCTGATGAACCTACTGGGGCATTGGATTCTAAAAGTGGTGAAAAAGTAATGGAGATATTAACTAATCTTCATAAAGAGGGGCATACAATTATCTTAGTAACCCACGATAAAAATATAGCAAACTATGCTAATAGGATTATAGAGATTAAAGATGGAGAGATATATAATGATAGTACAAAAAAAGTTGAGAGAGAAGTTGAAATTATTGAAAATTCAATTAAGAAGACAGATAATGTGAAAAAAAATATATTTTACTCTAAAGCTCAATTTTTAGAGTCTTTGAAAATGGCAACTAATGCTATAATTACCCATAAGATGAGATCTATGCTTACAATGTTAGGGATAATAATTGGTATAGTCTCAATAATATGTGTTGTTGCATTGGGAAATGGATCTCAACAAGAGATATTGAATAACATAAACTCTTTAGGAACAAATACCTTAGATATTTATAATGGTAGAGGTAGAGGAGATAGAAATGCAGATAAAAATCTAAATATTAGAGATGCAGATTTTTTAAGAAAACAGGTTTATGCAGAAAGTGTTACTCCTAATATCAATGGAAGTGGAACTCTTACATATGGAAATAAGGCTTATACAGCCTCTTTAAGAGGGGTAGGAGAGGAGTATTTTAATGTAAAGGGATTGAAAGTTGATTTAGGAAAACTATTTAATAGAGATGATGTTATAAATAATAATCAAGTTGTGGTAATAGATGAAAATAGTAAGGATCAACTTTTTAATGGAAAAAATCCTATTGGAGAGATTTTAATATTTAATAAAAGACCATTGAAGATAATAGGAAGTGTAATAACAAAAAATAATATGTCAATGAACAATAGTGATCTTGTTTTGTATACTCCTTATACAACTGCTATGAACAAAATAATAGGAGACAATCATATAAATTCAATCACTATGAAGATAAAAGACAGTGTAGATATGCAAATAGCTGAAAAAGATGTAACAAATATTCTTACAATAAGACATAAGGCAAAGGATTTTTTTATAATGAATGTGGATACATTGAAAAAAACTGTTGAAAGCACTACTAATACAATGAAATTGCTTATATCTTGTATAGCCTGTATCTCACTTGTAGTAGGGGGGATAGGAGTTATGAATATTATGTTAGTATCTGTTACTGAAAGAACAAGAGAGATTGGAATAAGAATGGCAATTGGTGCAAAACAGAGAAATATTTTACAACAATTTTTAATTGAGGCAGTACTTATTTGCTTAATAGGAGGAGTTTTAGGAGTTGGAATTTCAGTAGGGTTTGGAATGATATTTAATACCTTTGTAAAAAATTTCACAATGATCTTTTCTATTTTCTCAATAGTTGCAGCAGTTTTATGCTCAACTATGATAGGCGTTATTTTTGGTTATATGCCAGCAAAAAATGCCTCAGAACTTGATCCAATAAATGCTCTTTCAAGAGATTAA
- a CDS encoding PTS glucose transporter subunit IIA, with protein sequence MGLFNFFKRREKEKWVEVYSPLNGKVIALEEVPDEAFSKKMIGDGCAIDPVEGAIYAPVDGEITIFETNHATSFETNDGLEIIVHFGIDTVSLCGQGFKRIAEDGKKVKKGDKLVEYDLEFIKNKVPSVKTPVIINNKDIVEQIDIIAKGKEVKAGELLMKIKIK encoded by the coding sequence ATGGGATTATTTAATTTTTTTAAAAGGAGAGAAAAAGAAAAATGGGTTGAAGTATATTCTCCTTTAAATGGAAAAGTTATTGCTCTAGAAGAAGTTCCAGATGAAGCTTTTTCAAAGAAAATGATAGGAGATGGATGTGCTATTGACCCTGTAGAAGGAGCGATATATGCTCCAGTAGATGGAGAAATAACAATATTTGAAACAAATCATGCTACAAGTTTTGAAACAAACGATGGATTAGAAATAATTGTACATTTTGGAATAGATACAGTTTCCTTATGTGGACAAGGATTTAAAAGAATAGCAGAAGATGGAAAAAAAGTAAAAAAAGGAGATAAATTAGTAGAATATGATCTTGAATTCATAAAAAATAAAGTTCCATCAGTTAAAACACCAGTAATTATTAATAACAAAGATATAGTTGAACAAATTGATATTATTGCTAAAGGAAAAGAAGTAAAAGCTGGGGAACTTCTTATGAAAATAAAAATAAAATAA
- a CDS encoding TolC family protein gives MKKKIIILIALGVILGSCSNLKKDYQKIDSEIKTYKELSKNYNIDSKWWESYGDEQLNNLIELGLKNNSDLAKAAININKALYQAKIIGSDLVPEFSGNLGSSASKNIESGGNSNIDHSGSFNISYEVDLWQRLRDMKDAQEWEYKATIEDYEKTKLTLINSIIDSYFSIIYLENYIEINKSMSKNYSDIEKIVDNKLRYGTVDILDKKQAEREVIRSNNTLISYEKDKKEQESLLRNLLNLKPDDELKIEYKDILKVKNLGVNLDVPLNVVASRPDIKAYEYRLKNAFKDAVASEKQLYPNITISSALSSSSDKFNNILKTPVALGSVSINLPFLNWNEIKWNIKISRAEYEEAKLNFQQGIVTALNEIDYNYFLYVKEQENYVNLKNINEYDNEIAINYERKYENGKVELREWLLSLNDEALSRLNIINSKYQMIKIENTIYQSIGGMVKK, from the coding sequence ATGAAGAAAAAAATTATTATATTAATAGCTTTAGGAGTTATCCTAGGAAGTTGTAGTAATCTAAAAAAAGATTATCAAAAGATAGATAGTGAGATAAAAACTTACAAGGAACTATCTAAAAATTATAATATTGATAGCAAATGGTGGGAAAGTTATGGAGATGAACAATTAAATAATTTAATAGAATTGGGATTAAAGAATAACAGTGACTTAGCAAAGGCAGCTATAAATATTAATAAAGCTCTATATCAAGCTAAAATTATTGGAAGTGATTTAGTTCCAGAATTTAGTGGAAATTTAGGTTCAAGTGCTTCTAAAAATATAGAGAGTGGTGGAAATTCAAATATAGATCACTCTGGAAGTTTTAATATAAGTTATGAGGTTGATCTTTGGCAGAGATTAAGAGATATGAAAGATGCTCAAGAGTGGGAGTATAAAGCAACTATTGAAGATTATGAAAAGACAAAATTAACTTTGATAAATAGTATAATTGATTCATATTTTTCTATAATCTATCTTGAAAATTATATAGAGATCAATAAAAGTATGAGTAAAAACTATTCAGACATAGAAAAAATAGTTGATAATAAATTGAGATATGGAACAGTAGATATTTTAGATAAAAAACAAGCTGAAAGAGAGGTAATTAGAAGTAATAATACTCTTATCTCTTATGAGAAGGATAAAAAGGAACAAGAATCACTTTTGCGTAACCTTTTAAATCTCAAACCAGATGATGAGTTAAAAATAGAGTATAAAGATATATTAAAAGTTAAAAATCTAGGAGTAAATTTAGATGTACCATTGAATGTAGTTGCTAGTCGTCCAGATATAAAAGCTTATGAGTACAGATTAAAAAATGCTTTTAAAGATGCAGTTGCCAGTGAGAAACAGCTTTATCCAAATATTACTATAAGTTCTGCTCTTAGTTCAAGTAGTGATAAATTTAATAACATTTTAAAAACACCAGTAGCTTTAGGAAGTGTAAGTATAAATTTGCCATTTCTCAATTGGAATGAGATTAAATGGAATATAAAAATTAGTCGTGCTGAATATGAAGAGGCAAAATTGAATTTTCAACAGGGGATAGTCACAGCTCTTAATGAGATAGATTATAACTATTTTTTATATGTTAAAGAGCAGGAAAATTATGTTAATCTAAAAAATATCAATGAATATGACAATGAAATTGCTATTAATTATGAAAGAAAATATGAAAATGGAAAGGTAGAACTTAGAGAGTGGTTATTAAGTCTCAATGATGAGGCATTATCAAGACTTAATATTATCAACTCTAAATACCAAATGATAAAAATAGAGAATACAATCTATCAAAGTATAGGTGGTATGGTTAAAAAATAA
- a CDS encoding PTS transporter subunit EIIC, with product MAQVKRDYPKLAKDIIREVGGKENILNATRCATRLRLVLKETPEGAKEKVQELIGVITVVENSGQFQVVIGTHVGEVYENVMKNLNVEAMLEEEVETKQPLLNRIIATMSAVFAPFIYILAAAGILQGILILINIFWPQFATTGTYEILSLISWTPFAFLPILIGITASKHFKCNTFIAVTCCAALINPTWVEIAKRITEGEVVNFLFFNLSGVTYGSSVLPPLFLVLVLSYLEHFLSKRIPEIMKALLVPFICMVIMVPLTILIIGPLTNGGAEAVAVGFNLLMEKAPLLGGILIGGLWEIFVIFGVHWGITPIVMANFSMYGYDAFQAFQTLAVIAQIGAAIGCFIKSKNRELKKVALSASVTGIFGITEPTLYGVTLRLKKPFICACVGGAISAAVMSFFNTVYYAYAGLPGILTIVNAINPSDTKGFIGMVIGSILAIVVPIILVMVVGFDDPKEK from the coding sequence ATGGCTCAAGTAAAAAGAGATTATCCAAAACTTGCAAAAGATATTATTCGTGAAGTAGGAGGAAAAGAAAATATATTAAATGCTACTCGTTGTGCAACAAGACTTCGTTTAGTTTTAAAAGAGACTCCAGAGGGAGCAAAAGAAAAGGTTCAAGAGCTTATAGGAGTTATAACTGTTGTAGAAAATTCAGGACAATTTCAAGTAGTTATAGGAACTCATGTTGGAGAAGTTTATGAAAATGTTATGAAAAATCTTAATGTAGAAGCTATGTTAGAAGAAGAAGTAGAGACAAAGCAACCTCTATTAAATAGAATAATAGCAACAATGTCAGCAGTATTTGCACCTTTTATTTATATACTTGCAGCAGCAGGAATATTACAAGGGATATTGATTTTAATAAATATATTTTGGCCGCAATTTGCAACAACAGGAACATATGAAATTTTAAGTCTTATCTCTTGGACACCATTTGCATTTTTACCAATCTTAATAGGAATAACTGCATCAAAACATTTTAAATGTAATACATTTATAGCTGTAACATGTTGTGCAGCTCTTATAAATCCAACTTGGGTAGAGATTGCAAAGAGAATTACAGAAGGTGAAGTAGTAAACTTTCTTTTCTTTAATCTTTCAGGAGTAACTTATGGTTCATCAGTTCTTCCACCATTATTTCTTGTATTAGTTCTTTCTTATTTAGAGCATTTTCTATCTAAGAGAATTCCAGAGATAATGAAAGCACTTTTAGTTCCATTTATCTGTATGGTAATTATGGTTCCACTTACAATTTTAATTATTGGACCTCTTACAAATGGTGGAGCTGAAGCAGTTGCAGTTGGATTTAATCTATTGATGGAAAAAGCACCTCTTTTAGGAGGAATTTTAATAGGAGGACTTTGGGAGATATTTGTAATATTTGGAGTTCACTGGGGAATAACACCAATAGTTATGGCAAACTTTAGTATGTATGGTTATGATGCTTTCCAAGCATTCCAAACTTTAGCAGTTATAGCTCAAATAGGAGCAGCAATTGGTTGCTTTATTAAATCAAAAAATAGAGAGCTTAAAAAAGTTGCACTTTCAGCAAGTGTTACAGGAATATTTGGAATTACAGAACCAACACTTTATGGAGTTACACTTCGTTTGAAAAAACCATTTATTTGTGCTTGTGTAGGTGGAGCTATATCAGCAGCAGTAATGAGTTTCTTTAATACAGTTTATTATGCTTATGCTGGACTTCCTGGAATTTTAACAATAGTAAATGCAATAAATCCTTCTGATACTAAAGGATTTATAGGAATGGTAATAGGATCAATTTTAGCAATTGTTGTTCCAATTATTCTAGTTATGGTTGTTGGATTTGATGATCCAAAAGAAAAATAA
- a CDS encoding efflux RND transporter periplasmic adaptor subunit: MKKKHITIIICSIVILFLVFKQVSTKKEKTIFLTDNIKRGNIEQTVIATGTIRSNNRVEVGAQVSGRITKLNVVLGQEVKKGDLIATIDSMTQENDLEKAKSQLSSYEKQLESKKVNLEVKKSKYNRASNLYKVKSISQDDYETAKQEYADAKSGVSELEELIKQAKIEVKMAETELSYTIITSPIDGVVVSIPISEGQTVNSKQNTPTIVQVADLKKMLIKPEISEGDITKLKKGQEVEFTILSLPEKIYKAKIDSIDPAMTTLTDDEYEESVSDTEAVYYYANVIVDNIDNNLRIGMTTTNTIKVAEAKNVIAIPTTALYKKGDKYYVKTLGEKEVVEEKEVKIGINDDINTEIKSGLKEGEKLILSEMKAGEGIVKSTRSPRF, from the coding sequence ATGAAGAAGAAACACATAACAATTATTATTTGCAGTATTGTAATTTTATTTTTAGTTTTTAAACAAGTTTCAACTAAAAAGGAAAAAACTATATTTTTAACTGATAATATAAAAAGAGGGAACATAGAACAGACTGTTATAGCTACTGGAACTATTAGAAGTAATAATAGGGTAGAAGTAGGAGCTCAAGTAAGTGGAAGAATAACAAAGTTAAATGTAGTTTTAGGACAAGAGGTAAAAAAAGGTGATCTTATAGCCACTATTGATTCTATGACACAGGAAAATGATTTAGAAAAAGCAAAATCTCAGCTATCATCATATGAAAAGCAGTTAGAAAGTAAAAAGGTAAATTTAGAGGTAAAAAAATCAAAATACAATAGAGCAAGTAATCTATACAAAGTAAAATCTATCTCACAAGATGATTATGAAACAGCCAAACAGGAGTATGCAGATGCAAAAAGTGGAGTAAGTGAATTAGAAGAGTTAATAAAACAAGCAAAGATAGAGGTAAAAATGGCTGAAACAGAGCTTTCATATACAATTATTACTTCTCCAATAGATGGAGTTGTAGTTTCAATTCCAATTTCAGAAGGTCAAACAGTAAATAGTAAACAAAATACGCCAACAATAGTACAAGTTGCAGATTTGAAGAAGATGCTGATAAAACCTGAGATATCAGAGGGAGATATAACTAAATTAAAAAAAGGACAAGAGGTAGAATTTACAATACTATCTTTACCAGAAAAAATCTATAAAGCTAAGATAGATTCTATTGATCCAGCAATGACTACTTTAACAGATGATGAGTATGAAGAATCAGTAAGTGATACAGAGGCAGTTTATTACTATGCTAATGTTATAGTAGATAATATAGATAATAATTTGAGAATAGGAATGACAACTACCAATACAATAAAGGTAGCTGAAGCTAAAAATGTAATAGCTATTCCTACAACAGCTCTCTATAAAAAAGGGGATAAATATTATGTAAAAACTTTAGGTGAAAAGGAAGTAGTTGAAGAAAAAGAGGTTAAAATTGGAATAAATGACGATATTAATACAGAGATAAAATCTGGGCTAAAAGAGGGAGAGAAACTGATTTTAAGTGAGATGAAAGCAGGAGAAGGAATAGTTAAATCAACTCGTTCACCAAGATTTTAA